A window of the Desulfobacula toluolica Tol2 genome harbors these coding sequences:
- a CDS encoding UvrD-helicase domain-containing protein — MIEINSSTLISTETPFKIFAGPGAGKTYWLINHIENVLHNSKRLTTTTKIASITYTNIAVEEIQSRLGDSDDRVYVSTIHNFLYKFIVKPYGFLLKDNSGANLINLRNLDGHDEHIPNSRFVYDWKTQNKLNYIKDDKKIYECLQDLDWHLNADSSIDLGPRHTWKRKIGRYWIKKELFVDYKKRYWRIGTIHHEDVLYFAYKIISENPEVLEYVNLMFPYMFIDEFQDTNPIQTEIVKLISKNNTIVGVIGDAEQSIYKFQGATRQDFVDFKISGINNYQIKGNRRSTNKIINVLDNIRYDRVKQTPIRNIEGNMPTIYVGDKMKVIEYLTKSYPEISILTRNNETVGQIKNDNNKNIGNLWDSSRGLDSNYERQKLLYNSIYAAELCLLGYYKDAVRLTSKIFYKYKDGTKIQKVKKRELAIVLIDLLVSQKQNNSSKTLFDFYNSLFEYFLTNYQIKIGSKITRGKYKEFSENNIYADLVQALRIKDDTSRIKTIHKAKGAEYENVLVVMENSIELQYVLNPEKHQNEDDSRIYYVAFSRAKDNLFITVPKEFTKTDKEKFEMIGFHIKNEL; from the coding sequence ATGATTGAAATAAATTCGAGTACTCTAATTTCAACAGAAACGCCTTTTAAGATTTTCGCCGGACCAGGTGCAGGAAAAACTTATTGGCTGATCAACCATATCGAAAATGTATTGCACAACTCTAAACGATTAACCACAACTACTAAAATCGCTTCTATCACATACACAAATATCGCCGTTGAAGAAATTCAAAGCAGACTTGGTGACAGTGATGATAGAGTATATGTATCTACGATTCACAACTTTCTTTATAAATTTATTGTAAAACCCTACGGTTTTTTACTTAAAGATAATTCTGGCGCAAATCTTATCAATTTACGAAACCTTGACGGTCACGATGAACACATACCCAATTCCAGATTCGTCTATGATTGGAAAACTCAAAACAAGTTAAATTACATTAAAGACGACAAAAAAATATATGAATGCCTACAGGATTTAGATTGGCATCTTAATGCAGACTCAAGCATTGATCTGGGACCGAGACATACTTGGAAAAGAAAAATTGGTAGGTACTGGATTAAAAAAGAGTTATTTGTGGACTATAAAAAAAGGTACTGGAGAATTGGGACAATACATCATGAAGATGTTTTATATTTTGCATATAAAATCATATCTGAAAATCCAGAAGTCCTAGAGTACGTGAACCTCATGTTCCCTTACATGTTCATTGATGAATTTCAAGATACAAATCCAATTCAAACAGAGATCGTAAAACTCATTTCAAAAAATAATACTATTGTTGGGGTGATTGGAGATGCAGAGCAATCTATTTACAAATTTCAGGGTGCCACTCGTCAAGATTTTGTTGATTTTAAGATATCAGGGATAAACAATTACCAGATTAAGGGAAACAGAAGAAGCACAAATAAAATTATCAATGTATTAGACAACATTAGGTACGATAGAGTCAAACAAACTCCCATAAGAAATATAGAAGGCAATATGCCAACGATTTATGTTGGCGACAAAATGAAAGTTATTGAATATTTAACAAAATCATACCCTGAAATATCAATTCTAACAAGGAATAATGAAACAGTTGGCCAGATTAAAAATGATAATAATAAAAATATTGGAAATCTGTGGGATTCTTCACGAGGTTTAGATAGTAACTACGAAAGGCAGAAACTTTTATATAATTCGATTTATGCAGCAGAATTATGCTTGCTGGGGTATTACAAAGATGCTGTGAGGTTAACATCAAAGATATTCTACAAATACAAGGATGGAACTAAAATACAGAAAGTTAAGAAGCGCGAGTTGGCAATAGTTTTGATTGATTTACTTGTGTCCCAAAAACAAAATAATAGTTCAAAAACACTTTTTGATTTCTACAATTCATTATTTGAATATTTCTTGACTAATTATCAAATTAAAATTGGTTCAAAAATCACAAGAGGAAAATATAAGGAATTTTCCGAAAACAACATTTATGCTGATTTGGTTCAGGCTTTGCGAATTAAAGATGATACAAGTCGGATTAAAACTATACATAAAGCAAAGGGCGCTGAATATGAGAATGTATTAGTTGTAATGGAAAATAGCATAGAATTACAATATGTTCTCAACCCTGAAAAACATCAAAATGAAGATGATAGCAGAATTTATTATGTTGCTTTTAGTAGGGCAAAAGATAATTTATTTATTACTGTCCCAAAAGAATTTACAAAGACGGATAAAGAAAAATTCGAAATGATAGGGTTCCATATCAAGAATGAACTGTAA
- a CDS encoding integron integrase, whose translation MMKKISQQLLKQFDAQLITNRIPAENHNFFRKWLRYYIDFCSKYDHRPKNTESLIHFINKLREKRQSKQQQKQAYDAILIFYKMFGIHPKWPEKPSSENRFEKEDLSIREQTVSYNKNEVVFDNNWKYVYTGLSDEIKVRHYSPKTFKAYSIWVSKFQNFVQSKSLEELSTDDVKAFLTFLAVEQHISASSQNQAFNALLFFFRNILKKEFGRIDGVVRAKRKPYIPVVLSRQEIDLIIGKLRYPYDLIVKLLYGCGLRLSECMNIRMNNFNFDTGILTIHDGKGKKDRTLPLPETILSDLTYQVDVVKKLHRHDLKEDYSGVFMFDAIERKYKNAGKEFNWQWFFPAKELTYVPETNEYRRSHLHNRHVQKAIKSAVNRVQLTKRATAHTFRHSFASHLLQANYDIRTIQELLGHSDVRTTMIYTHTVKSRTLKESKSPLDL comes from the coding sequence ATGATGAAAAAAATATCTCAACAACTATTAAAGCAATTTGATGCACAATTAATAACCAATAGGATTCCAGCTGAAAATCATAATTTCTTCAGAAAATGGTTGCGGTATTATATTGATTTTTGCAGCAAATATGACCATAGGCCAAAAAATACCGAAAGTTTAATCCATTTCATAAACAAATTGCGGGAAAAAAGACAATCCAAACAACAGCAAAAACAGGCCTACGACGCTATACTTATATTTTATAAAATGTTTGGTATCCATCCAAAATGGCCTGAAAAACCATCTTCCGAAAACAGATTTGAAAAAGAAGATCTGAGTATTCGCGAACAGACTGTTTCATACAATAAGAATGAAGTGGTTTTTGATAATAATTGGAAATATGTTTATACCGGGTTGAGTGATGAAATCAAAGTGAGACATTATTCACCAAAAACTTTTAAAGCTTACAGCATTTGGGTTAGCAAGTTTCAAAATTTTGTTCAATCAAAATCGCTTGAAGAATTGTCAACAGACGATGTTAAAGCCTTTTTAACATTTTTGGCTGTTGAACAGCACATTTCTGCATCATCACAGAACCAGGCTTTTAATGCGCTTTTGTTTTTTTTCAGAAATATCCTTAAAAAAGAATTCGGGAGAATTGATGGCGTAGTCAGGGCCAAAAGAAAGCCATATATTCCTGTTGTTTTGTCCCGGCAGGAGATTGATCTTATCATAGGAAAACTCAGATACCCTTATGATCTTATTGTAAAACTGCTATACGGTTGCGGGCTAAGGTTGTCCGAATGTATGAACATAAGAATGAATAATTTTAATTTTGATACCGGTATTTTAACCATTCACGATGGGAAAGGGAAAAAAGATCGTACTCTGCCTTTACCGGAAACCATTTTGTCTGATCTGACATATCAGGTTGATGTGGTAAAAAAACTGCATCGGCATGACCTGAAAGAGGATTATTCCGGAGTATTTATGTTTGATGCCATAGAAAGAAAATATAAAAATGCCGGTAAGGAATTTAACTGGCAATGGTTTTTTCCGGCTAAAGAACTGACTTATGTACCGGAAACAAATGAATATCGGCGCTCACATCTGCATAATCGTCATGTCCAAAAGGCAATCAAATCGGCTGTGAATAGAGTGCAGCTTACCAAACGTGCAACTGCTCACACTTTTCGCCATAGTTTTGCAAGTCATCTGCTTCAGGCAAACTATGATATCCGGACCATTCAGGAACTTCTGGGACACAGCGATGTCCGGACAACAATGATCTATACCCATACCGTAAAATCAAGGACACTCAAGGAATCAAAAAGTCCGCTGGATCTTTAA
- a CDS encoding ATP-dependent nuclease — protein MFISKIEIKNFRNFENSEIDFNEGTNVIIGHNNAGKSNLLKALSLIFNPESGRKLKVDDFYKKINTDSYFEQDANGDLKIKSPPKIVISAFISQSINDNSTNEIQPDDNNTIYEWRIQTSPYYIARLTYEFFLPEGDETKEYIDSITKLIDKGIKTKDSYWNLIHRKFIHKYISRIYGGIAKLKNRADSDQLRKFDFQFLDAIRDVEKELFTGKNTLLKDVLKYFLDHKITIDTNLSEEQKQENKESKHEEFATKSSEVIMQLKQRINTDPILEYSKDVGASIGGEPDFEGSIDEVELFSTLRLIVEKETGIKLPATHNGLGYNNLLFISVLLAKMQMSRSDYVSQDDKKVFPMLIIEEPEAHLHPSMQFKFLKFLKENLKTKNEVRQIFITTHSTHITSAVELDEIICLNVDDENNLQIAYPGKVFDSDKAEDKKSKAYVKRFLDATKSDMLFAKTVLLVEGVAEQLLIHCLADYENKSLEDNHVAVVNVNGRYFNHFLKLFDFDSNDTFKKHAIQRKVSCITDADPVQKDTSGKKPKFKKCFPFELNIDTAKFEYKKISEILSSLQAKYAGNSYIKISSRVDGKGKTFEYELAYNNASTDLLITDEIANIQELKDLINAIKANKPFSDILSILKNQNIQESIELSNWTEEEKKSAIIAARYLQSIENSSWAGKGEHALNLDMKLRDNLKNGNPVNFSVPEYIKEAINHVCS, from the coding sequence ATGTTTATATCAAAAATAGAAATTAAAAATTTTAGAAATTTTGAAAATTCGGAAATTGATTTTAATGAGGGAACAAATGTTATCATTGGGCACAATAATGCGGGCAAATCAAATTTACTTAAAGCCCTTTCTCTTATTTTTAATCCTGAAAGCGGTCGAAAACTTAAAGTTGATGATTTTTACAAGAAGATAAATACAGACTCATATTTTGAACAAGATGCAAATGGTGACCTAAAGATAAAGAGCCCTCCTAAAATAGTAATATCCGCGTTTATCTCTCAATCAATAAATGATAACAGCACCAATGAAATACAGCCGGATGACAATAATACGATTTATGAATGGCGTATTCAAACATCTCCTTATTACATCGCAAGATTAACGTATGAATTTTTTCTTCCAGAGGGTGATGAAACAAAAGAGTATATTGATAGTATTACCAAATTGATTGACAAGGGGATAAAAACAAAAGATTCGTACTGGAATTTGATTCATCGAAAATTTATCCATAAATATATTTCAAGAATTTATGGTGGTATAGCCAAGCTAAAAAATAGAGCAGATAGTGACCAATTAAGAAAATTTGATTTTCAATTTCTTGATGCAATTAGAGACGTTGAAAAAGAGTTGTTTACTGGTAAGAACACTCTTTTAAAAGATGTCTTAAAATATTTTCTTGACCATAAAATAACTATAGATACCAATTTGTCCGAAGAGCAAAAACAGGAAAACAAAGAATCAAAACATGAAGAGTTTGCCACCAAGTCGTCAGAAGTGATAATGCAATTGAAACAACGGATAAATACAGACCCAATACTTGAATACTCAAAAGATGTAGGAGCCTCAATTGGAGGTGAGCCTGATTTTGAAGGAAGTATTGATGAGGTTGAATTGTTTTCGACTTTACGGCTGATTGTAGAAAAGGAAACAGGGATAAAATTACCCGCCACACACAACGGCTTAGGGTATAATAATCTTTTATTCATATCTGTATTATTAGCTAAAATGCAAATGAGTAGATCCGATTATGTCAGCCAAGATGACAAAAAAGTTTTTCCAATGTTGATTATAGAAGAACCAGAAGCACATTTGCATCCATCAATGCAGTTTAAGTTTCTTAAATTTTTAAAAGAGAATTTAAAAACCAAAAACGAGGTCAGACAAATATTCATCACAACTCATTCCACTCATATAACGTCAGCAGTTGAATTAGATGAAATTATTTGTCTGAATGTAGATGATGAAAATAATTTACAAATAGCTTACCCTGGAAAAGTTTTTGATTCAGACAAAGCTGAAGATAAAAAGTCGAAAGCATACGTAAAACGATTTTTAGATGCAACAAAATCAGATATGTTATTTGCAAAAACCGTCCTCCTTGTTGAAGGTGTTGCAGAGCAATTACTAATTCATTGCTTGGCAGATTATGAAAATAAAAGCTTAGAAGATAACCATGTTGCTGTTGTAAATGTGAACGGTCGATACTTCAACCATTTCCTGAAACTGTTTGATTTTGATAGCAACGATACATTTAAAAAACATGCTATTCAGCGGAAAGTCAGTTGTATAACAGATGCTGATCCTGTTCAGAAAGATACTTCAGGGAAGAAACCAAAGTTTAAAAAATGTTTTCCCTTCGAACTGAATATTGATACTGCGAAATTTGAATACAAAAAAATATCCGAAATACTAAGTTCATTACAGGCTAAATATGCTGGAAATTCATATATAAAAATTTCAAGCAGAGTTGATGGAAAAGGGAAAACATTTGAATATGAACTCGCTTACAATAATGCGTCTACAGATTTACTAATAACAGATGAGATAGCTAACATCCAAGAATTAAAAGATTTAATAAACGCCATTAAAGCTAATAAACCGTTCTCTGACATTTTAAGCATACTTAAAAATCAAAACATTCAGGAGAGTATTGAACTGTCTAATTGGACTGAAGAGGAAAAAAAATCAGCCATTATTGCAGCCAGATATTTACAATCAATCGAAAACAGTTCTTGGGCAGGAAAAGGCGAGCATGCCTTAAACTTAGACATGAAATTACGGGATAATTTAAAAAACGGAAATCCTGTTAATTTTAGTGTCCCTGAATATATTAAAGAAGCAATAAATCATGTATGCTCATAG